One part of the Saprospiraceae bacterium genome encodes these proteins:
- a CDS encoding glycosyltransferase yields the protein MKKVLIISYYWPPSGGSGVQRWLYFAKHLRSYGWEPIIYTVSNGEYPYLDEGLSQHIPPGIEVLKKSVWEPYAMYRKISGIDTKVDPTIMAELEKGSFFKKCLLWIRGNFFIPDARMFWIRPSVNYLNSYLERNKVDVIVSTGPPHSTHLIARNLKRKHKIPWLADFRDPWTQIYFFSQLNLSKLAQNIHLRLEYSVLKEANCVVTVSNDCKVGLQKRVNRKIEVITNGYEEFERKSFLDSDGKITMIYTGVLSSDRNPKIFWEQLTEFLRSKPEISHNFQLLLIGNIDKTIIEDLRKSKLAKHLVVHSSMSHLELQNFLNKADILLMIGVPNHKGVITGKFFEYLFLRKPIFSISPAESDVVTILNETKAGLNANFEDADLLMNNLNATFKLIIENSFDPDEISNSKILQNQTNRKVVSIVRGD from the coding sequence TTGAAAAAGGTTTTAATAATTAGCTATTATTGGCCTCCATCTGGAGGTTCTGGTGTGCAGCGTTGGCTTTATTTTGCAAAACATCTTCGTTCATATGGTTGGGAACCAATCATATATACAGTTTCGAATGGTGAATATCCATATCTTGATGAAGGTTTGAGTCAACATATTCCTCCAGGAATTGAAGTTCTTAAGAAATCTGTTTGGGAGCCATATGCTATGTACAGAAAAATTTCTGGAATTGATACTAAAGTGGATCCTACAATTATGGCCGAATTAGAAAAAGGTAGCTTTTTTAAGAAATGTTTACTGTGGATTCGAGGTAATTTTTTTATACCAGATGCAAGAATGTTTTGGATTCGTCCTTCAGTTAATTATTTAAATTCGTATTTAGAACGCAATAAAGTAGATGTCATTGTAAGTACTGGACCACCACATAGTACACATTTAATTGCAAGAAATCTAAAGCGTAAACATAAGATTCCCTGGTTAGCGGATTTTCGAGATCCCTGGACTCAGATTTATTTTTTTAGCCAATTAAACTTAAGTAAGCTTGCGCAAAATATTCATTTGAGACTGGAGTATTCTGTATTAAAGGAAGCAAATTGTGTAGTTACTGTGAGCAATGATTGTAAGGTCGGACTTCAAAAGCGAGTGAACCGAAAAATTGAAGTTATAACGAATGGATATGAAGAGTTTGAGCGAAAGTCATTTTTGGATAGTGATGGAAAAATTACCATGATATATACTGGTGTCTTAAGTTCAGATAGGAATCCAAAGATATTTTGGGAACAACTGACAGAATTTTTAAGAAGCAAACCTGAGATCAGTCATAATTTCCAATTACTTCTAATAGGGAATATTGACAAGACCATAATTGAAGATTTGAGAAAATCAAAATTGGCTAAACATTTAGTCGTTCATTCTTCAATGTCACATTTAGAATTGCAAAACTTTTTGAATAAAGCTGATATTTTATTAATGATCGGGGTGCCAAATCATAAAGGCGTAATAACCGGTAAATTTTTCGAATATTTATTTTTACGAAAACCAATTTTCTCAATATCACCAGCTGAAAGCGATGTAGTAACTATTCTCAATGAAACCAAAGCTGGTTTGAATGCTAATTTTGAGGATGCCGATTTGCTAATGAACAATTTGAACGCTACATTTAAACTAATAATAGAAAATTCATTTGATCCTGATGAAATTTCAAATTCTAAAATACTCCAGAACCAAACTAACAGAAAGGTTGTCAGCATTGTTAGAGGAGATTAA
- the asnB gene encoding asparagine synthase (glutamine-hydrolyzing): MYLISLGLTLRGKNTEYKEIRTSFKSNSLTNFAFNNMCGLSGIYHLDGAPIETTSLLKMNRLIRHRGPDDEGYLLINTKTGAQTHHFHDDSITEIKKTSTQLPESTTSNLGIAFRRLSIIDLSVTGHQPMSDHEQNCWITFNGEIYNYIEIKNELQSLGHRFISGSDTEVLLHSYKQWGTHCLERFIGMFAFVIYNHKERTLFVARDRIGIKPFNYYFDGNRFVWASEEKQFSKSNLVTLSPNEFKMVEFLRDNKSFEDTDTFFKEIKQLAAGHFALINQNGLTITKYWDLPKQVNQISWNETQSIESIQSLLKDSIKLRLRSDVPLGVALSGGIDSSSVCCIARSLTDTSIQTFSVYYEGIKYDERKYIKAVLDTGGFKSTFYSGSHDVNLNEIKNWIYQQDAPTTGASPFSAFQNYKNVKNAGIIVLLNGQGGDELYAGYPYFIKYYLAQLLKDHNYSAYGKTIYALTQNQGIKKVLSHAYLSWKVLQKNSSVVRQLEHQKYATRDLYPNTLLQNNFPNEDSFIDAALSRSIKQTHLPHMLRWEDRNSMANSIESRVPFLDHRLVESSFNIPASLKLHNGVNKYILRQSMKNIVPDIILNRKDKIGFGTPTTLWTHTTLAPGIQDIIQSKEFLDRPWWNGKAIRRKFEKNPHTFGENELWRILSSELWYQSFFN; the protein is encoded by the coding sequence TTGTATTTAATTAGTTTAGGTTTAACACTTCGGGGTAAAAATACAGAATATAAAGAGATAAGAACTAGCTTTAAAAGCAATAGCTTAACTAACTTTGCTTTTAATAATATGTGTGGATTATCTGGTATATACCATTTGGATGGTGCTCCAATTGAAACAACATCCCTCCTTAAAATGAACCGCCTTATAAGGCACCGGGGTCCAGATGATGAAGGATATTTATTAATCAATACAAAGACAGGAGCACAAACGCATCATTTTCATGATGATTCAATTACTGAAATAAAAAAGACATCAACACAATTACCTGAATCTACAACTTCAAATTTAGGAATCGCATTCAGGAGATTGTCAATTATCGATTTATCAGTAACTGGACATCAACCAATGTCTGATCATGAACAAAATTGTTGGATAACATTCAATGGTGAAATCTATAATTATATTGAAATCAAGAATGAATTACAATCATTAGGTCATCGTTTTATATCTGGTAGTGATACGGAAGTTTTATTACATTCTTATAAACAATGGGGAACTCATTGTTTAGAACGCTTTATTGGAATGTTTGCTTTTGTCATTTACAATCATAAAGAAAGAACTTTATTTGTAGCAAGAGATCGAATTGGAATTAAACCTTTCAATTATTATTTTGATGGAAATCGGTTTGTTTGGGCATCGGAAGAAAAGCAATTTTCAAAATCCAATCTTGTAACATTATCTCCGAATGAATTTAAGATGGTAGAATTTCTTCGAGACAATAAATCCTTTGAAGATACAGACACTTTTTTTAAAGAAATCAAACAACTAGCTGCCGGGCATTTTGCTTTAATAAACCAAAATGGGCTTACTATAACGAAGTATTGGGATTTGCCAAAGCAAGTAAATCAAATATCCTGGAACGAAACACAAAGCATCGAATCTATACAATCTCTTTTAAAAGATTCCATAAAATTAAGATTGCGCAGTGATGTACCTTTAGGTGTTGCATTAAGTGGTGGTATTGATTCATCTTCTGTTTGTTGTATTGCCAGAAGTTTAACAGACACTTCTATCCAAACCTTTTCTGTTTATTATGAAGGTATAAAATATGACGAACGCAAGTACATCAAGGCTGTTTTAGATACTGGTGGATTTAAATCTACCTTTTATTCAGGAAGTCATGATGTAAATTTAAATGAAATTAAAAACTGGATATATCAACAAGATGCACCCACTACTGGTGCAAGTCCATTTTCGGCTTTTCAAAATTACAAAAATGTAAAAAACGCTGGAATTATTGTTCTCCTGAATGGTCAGGGTGGAGATGAACTGTATGCTGGTTATCCTTATTTTATTAAATATTACCTGGCTCAATTACTAAAAGATCACAATTATTCTGCGTATGGTAAAACAATCTATGCACTCACTCAGAACCAGGGAATTAAAAAAGTTTTATCCCATGCATATCTTTCCTGGAAAGTTTTACAAAAAAATAGTTCCGTAGTTCGACAATTAGAACATCAAAAATATGCAACCAGGGATTTATACCCGAACACGCTCCTTCAGAATAATTTTCCAAATGAAGATTCCTTTATTGACGCCGCATTGTCAAGATCCATAAAACAAACACATCTACCTCATATGTTACGATGGGAGGATCGGAACTCTATGGCTAATTCAATTGAAAGCAGAGTACCCTTTCTTGATCATAGATTAGTTGAATCTTCTTTTAATATACCTGCGTCACTTAAACTTCACAATGGTGTTAATAAGTACATTCTTCGACAAAGCATGAAAAATATAGTTCCTGATATAATTTTAAATAGAAAAGATAAAATCGGATTTGGAACGCCAACTACGCTCTGGACTCATACTACATTAGCACCTGGAATTCAAGATATAATTCAATCGAAAGAATTTTTAGATCGCCCCTGGTGGAATGGAAAAGCAATACGACGTAAATTTGAAAAAAATCCTCACACATTTGGCGAAAATGAACTTTGGAGAATCCTGTCCAGCGAATTGTGGTATCAATCCTTTTTCAATTAA
- a CDS encoding O-antigen translocase, giving the protein MNFYKTSFLSGLYSVVNLITGLVITKVSASLIGPIGTAYIGKFANITGLILIFSTASIATGIVKYVAQYKNNETELKKIINTAFGIILIGSVLGMIVVFTSYKFLNIAAFNNQNFENVFLLYGIFLLFISLQIIITSVLNGIGEIRMLSYVNISAALLNLVITTYSIYNFHIAGALFSNSIFGILTTVTGLFAFKKLNMLNTQYFNPKIDLPLAFQLIKYGVFAAITSFSWMWTMIFIRENIEHQLTTKDAGLWQAMFSLSDRYLTVITNIMIVYFIPKLSELSETQDLVTEIRKAFKRIVPIMIILSGSIWLCKDIIISLLLAESFRPMRELFSFQMIGDVFRITASILSYLIASKAMFRSGLKADLTFHLSLLLGSYFLVNQFGLVGASYAYAIATFLYLLINLFIFKDLMVLVKKSVLPKPWLK; this is encoded by the coding sequence ATGAACTTTTATAAAACCAGTTTTTTAAGCGGTCTTTACTCTGTAGTCAATCTTATTACTGGATTGGTAATTACGAAAGTAAGCGCCAGTTTAATTGGCCCAATTGGTACAGCATATATTGGAAAATTTGCAAATATTACTGGACTGATTCTTATTTTTTCTACGGCTTCTATTGCTACCGGAATTGTTAAATATGTTGCACAATATAAAAATAATGAAACCGAACTAAAAAAAATAATAAATACAGCATTCGGAATTATTTTGATAGGATCTGTCCTCGGCATGATAGTCGTTTTTACATCTTACAAATTTTTGAATATTGCTGCTTTTAATAACCAGAATTTTGAAAACGTATTTTTACTTTATGGAATATTTTTACTTTTTATTTCACTTCAAATTATCATCACCAGTGTTTTAAATGGTATCGGAGAAATTCGAATGTTGAGTTATGTGAATATTTCAGCCGCACTACTTAATTTAGTGATTACTACCTATTCAATATATAATTTTCATATTGCTGGCGCTTTATTTTCGAATTCCATATTTGGAATATTGACAACAGTCACTGGATTGTTTGCTTTCAAAAAGCTTAACATGTTAAATACTCAATATTTCAATCCAAAAATTGATTTGCCATTAGCTTTTCAATTGATCAAATATGGAGTATTTGCTGCTATTACGTCCTTTAGCTGGATGTGGACTATGATTTTTATTCGGGAAAATATTGAACATCAACTTACTACAAAAGATGCAGGTTTATGGCAAGCAATGTTTAGTTTATCAGATCGCTACCTGACGGTCATAACGAATATTATGATTGTTTACTTTATTCCAAAATTATCAGAATTATCAGAAACGCAGGACCTGGTGACTGAAATCCGGAAAGCATTTAAACGTATTGTCCCTATTATGATTATCTTGTCTGGCAGCATTTGGTTATGCAAAGACATTATTATCAGCTTGTTATTAGCAGAATCATTTCGGCCTATGAGGGAACTCTTTAGCTTTCAAATGATTGGTGATGTATTTCGGATTACGGCTTCTATTCTAAGCTATTTGATAGCATCAAAAGCAATGTTCAGATCAGGACTTAAAGCCGATTTGACATTTCATCTTAGTCTACTTTTGGGATCCTATTTTCTTGTAAATCAATTTGGATTAGTTGGAGCAAGTTATGCGTATGCCATTGCAACCTTTTTGTACTTGTTAATCAATTTATTTATTTTCAAAGATCTTATGGTATTAGTAAAAAAAAGTGTATTACCTAAGCCCTGGCTTAAATAA
- a CDS encoding DinB family protein: MNFDLERTIELLERTPGILESFLKDLSAFWTNPNEGPETWSATDVLGHFVHAEKTNWIQRIEVILNFNGEGTFANFDRLAQFENCKGKSNNQLLGEFKLERLKNINALRAMQLTQFDLEKKGIHPSFGHVTLHQLLSTWVVHDLDHICQISRVMAKHFKEDTGPWIEYLRILKS; the protein is encoded by the coding sequence ATGAATTTTGATTTGGAACGAACTATAGAATTATTGGAGCGCACTCCAGGAATTTTAGAATCTTTTTTAAAAGACTTGTCGGCATTCTGGACAAACCCGAATGAAGGTCCTGAAACATGGTCGGCAACGGATGTTTTAGGTCATTTTGTACATGCTGAAAAAACAAATTGGATTCAAAGGATTGAAGTTATTTTGAATTTTAATGGGGAAGGTACGTTTGCTAATTTTGATAGATTGGCACAATTTGAAAATTGTAAAGGAAAGTCAAATAACCAATTGTTGGGTGAATTTAAATTGGAACGACTTAAAAATATAAATGCGCTTAGAGCAATGCAGCTGACCCAATTTGACCTTGAAAAGAAAGGCATACATCCTTCTTTCGGCCACGTTACATTGCATCAATTATTGTCTACCTGGGTGGTTCATGATCTGGATCATATTTGCCAAATTTCAAGAGTCATGGCAAAACACTTTAAAGAAGATACAGGACCTTGGATTGAGTATTTAAGAATATTGAAATCTTAA
- a CDS encoding universal stress protein, whose product MRSILLPIDFSKNSESSLLFGLNLSKKEKLKAIILHVVSPYSGLDNNIYQIFDYSIYLEERKKATEDYLFKFKQKNNLSKLATGVICESGTVADSILKISKEQAAELVVMGAIGSGNISRIVVGSNTQFVLGLSKIPLLIIPQGFKYEDYNKKICFATDFHLKLNKASLAIFESFSFIKSATVQFVHISDEKYPIFKEKHTELVALLFGKLKTRIKYIFSKNLTDSLEAFMQASESSLLVLLPHSHNFLYYLFFRGHTISVVKKLKYPVLVLYDLK is encoded by the coding sequence ATGAGATCTATTTTGTTGCCAATTGATTTCTCAAAAAATTCAGAATCTTCTTTGTTATTTGGTTTGAATTTGTCGAAAAAGGAAAAGCTTAAGGCAATTATATTGCATGTCGTTTCGCCATATTCAGGATTGGATAATAATATCTACCAAATTTTTGATTATTCAATATATTTGGAGGAACGAAAGAAAGCTACAGAGGATTATTTATTCAAATTTAAGCAAAAGAATAATCTGTCAAAATTAGCTACTGGGGTAATTTGCGAAAGTGGCACTGTAGCAGATTCTATTTTAAAAATTTCAAAAGAACAAGCAGCAGAACTGGTGGTAATGGGCGCAATTGGTTCCGGAAACATTTCGAGGATCGTTGTTGGCAGCAATACCCAATTTGTTTTAGGTTTATCTAAAATACCACTTTTGATTATTCCACAAGGATTTAAATATGAAGATTATAATAAAAAAATATGCTTTGCTACGGATTTTCATTTGAAACTAAATAAAGCATCTTTAGCTATTTTTGAGTCCTTTAGTTTTATTAAATCTGCTACTGTGCAGTTTGTACATATTAGTGATGAGAAGTATCCAATTTTTAAGGAAAAGCATACAGAATTGGTTGCATTATTATTTGGAAAGTTAAAAACCAGAATTAAATATATTTTTTCAAAAAATTTAACAGATTCTTTAGAGGCTTTTATGCAAGCATCAGAATCTTCATTATTAGTATTACTTCCACATAGTCATAATTTTCTTTACTATCTTTTTTTTAGAGGTCATACTATTTCTGTTGTCAAAAAACTAAAATACCCGGTTTTAGTGCTTTATGATCTTAAATAA